From the genome of Tistrella bauzanensis:
CGATGGTTATCGTGATGGAGAGAAGATAGGCGAGCACCACCCACTGCACGGCGGCGGCCGATGTGGCGAATGCCCGCACCAGGGTCGGCAATGCCACCGCGGCGATACTGCTGCCAAGGGCCGCCAGCAACATGGCGCCGGCGAGCGCGATCATCACCGGTCTGCGCGCCGGGGGTTTGAGGGGAGCGGTCATGCGGCATCTCCTGGTCGGACCATCGATGCCAGTCACTGTGCAACTTCAAGTCAACTTGAGGTCAAGGGCATATCTTCGCAGGGGCGGCCGCGTGTGCCGGGCACGGATGGCCTCAGAGCGACCGGGATCAGACCGAGCGGGTCAGGCCGCCGTCGATCCGCAGGTTCTGACCCGTCATATAGCCGCCATCCTCCGATGCCAGCCAGCCGATCAGCGACGACACCTCGGCGGCGCGGCCATAGCGGCCCAGCGGGATGCGGTCGCGGCGGTCCTGCTTTTCCGGCAGGCTGTCGATGAAGCCGGGCAGAATGTTGTTCATGCGGATGTTGTCGGGGGCATAGCGGTCGGCGAACAGCTTGGTGAACGCGGCAAGCCCCGCCCGGAACACGCCGGAGGTTGGAAACAGCGGGTCGGGCTCGAAGGCGGCGAAGGTCGAGATGTTGATGATCGATCCACCGCCCTGAGCCTGCATCAGCGGCGTCACCAGCCGGGTCGGGCGCACCACGTTCAGCAGATACACCTCCATGCCCAGATGCCAGTCCTCGTCCGCGATCTCAAGCACCGCGCCCTTCGGGCCGTGACCGGCGGAATTGACCAGCACGTCCACCCGGCCCCAGCGGTCGACCGCACCCGCCACCAGCCGTTCCAGATCCGCGACCGCGCGGTTGGATCCGGTCACGCCGAAGCCGCCAAGCGTGGCGGCCAGCGCCTCCCCCTTGCCCGACGACGACAGAATGCCGATGCGGAACCCGTCCGCCGCCAGCCTGCGGGCGGCATCGGCCCCCATGCCGCTGCCGCCGGCGGTGATCAGGGCCACCTTCTCCACAGTCATGATCGCATCCTCATCTACGCATCATTGCGAATGGCCGGCATGCCGCCGCTCAGGGCATCCGCCCCTGCACCAGCGCCGGCAGC
Proteins encoded in this window:
- a CDS encoding SDR family oxidoreductase; the encoded protein is MTVEKVALITAGGSGMGADAARRLAADGFRIGILSSSGKGEALAATLGGFGVTGSNRAVADLERLVAGAVDRWGRVDVLVNSAGHGPKGAVLEIADEDWHLGMEVYLLNVVRPTRLVTPLMQAQGGGSIINISTFAAFEPDPLFPTSGVFRAGLAAFTKLFADRYAPDNIRMNNILPGFIDSLPEKQDRRDRIPLGRYGRAAEVSSLIGWLASEDGGYMTGQNLRIDGGLTRSV